One Nocardia sp. BMG111209 DNA segment encodes these proteins:
- a CDS encoding aminoglycoside phosphotransferase family protein, with amino-acid sequence MAADSTLPGFAELETACRAYGLSAVGAQLLHRRSNAVWLVGDTVARLAPDTALRRIRASTGVAVSRWLTAVTAEPIALDPLPGEQPVLTGAAVATFWPYRPTTERPTIAAVADLVRRLHAQPLPPFEIPTYRPLRRLQDALDVDDARAEPALTVEERDWLLVRARELIAAFDATEFPLGRGLVHADAHDENVIIHDGRWVLIDWDNACFGPRELDLVGTLPDHFHTSRSERAEFVGAYGYDLLEWADWPLLRDITEYHSLGSYIRLAPSVPQAARELRRRVESLRSGDRRVVWRTLSR; translated from the coding sequence GAGCCCAGTTGCTTCATCGGCGGTCGAATGCCGTCTGGTTGGTCGGCGACACTGTCGCCCGGCTTGCGCCGGACACGGCCCTGCGGCGGATACGTGCGAGCACCGGCGTCGCGGTCAGTCGATGGCTTACGGCCGTCACCGCCGAACCGATCGCGTTGGACCCGCTGCCGGGCGAACAACCGGTGCTGACCGGAGCCGCGGTGGCGACGTTCTGGCCGTATCGGCCCACCACAGAACGCCCGACCATCGCCGCCGTCGCCGATCTGGTCAGGCGCCTGCACGCACAACCGTTGCCGCCGTTCGAGATTCCGACCTACCGGCCGCTCCGGCGACTACAGGACGCACTCGATGTCGACGATGCGCGAGCGGAGCCGGCATTGACCGTCGAGGAGCGGGATTGGTTGCTCGTTCGCGCGCGGGAGTTGATTGCAGCGTTCGACGCAACCGAGTTCCCGCTCGGCCGCGGTCTCGTGCACGCGGATGCCCATGACGAGAACGTCATCATCCATGACGGGCGATGGGTGCTCATCGACTGGGACAACGCCTGTTTCGGTCCGCGCGAACTCGATCTGGTCGGCACATTGCCCGACCATTTCCACACGTCACGCAGCGAACGCGCCGAGTTTGTCGGCGCCTACGGCTACGACCTGCTCGAGTGGGCCGACTGGCCACTGCTGCGCGATATCACCGAATATCATTCGCTCGGCTCGTATATCCGGCTCGCCCCGAGTGTTCCGCAAGCCGCGCGTGAGCTTCGCCGTCGTGTGGAGTCGCTACGCAGTGGTGACCGTCGCGTCGTATGGCGGACCCTCTCCAGATGA
- a CDS encoding SDR family oxidoreductase, which translates to MTESTLTGRRIVVIGGSSGMGLATAHAAATAGAEVTIASSNKERLQTALAGLPDGADGLVTDLRNEADVIALFDHVGELNHLVFTAGDAAPPGTVQDTPLTEARAMFDVRLWGAITAVKYAAPRIRRGGSITLTTGTIGVRPAPGRALAATSAAAAEGLVRGLAIELAPIRVNAVPSGTVRTPMWDAIPEPQRTALFATLAQRTLTGTVGEPENIAAAHLHLMQNSFVTGTILTVDGGLLLA; encoded by the coding sequence ATGACCGAATCCACCCTCACCGGCCGGCGAATCGTCGTCATAGGCGGCAGTTCCGGCATGGGCCTGGCCACCGCGCACGCCGCGGCGACTGCCGGCGCCGAGGTCACGATCGCCTCCAGCAACAAGGAGCGATTGCAGACCGCACTGGCCGGACTACCGGACGGCGCCGACGGCCTGGTAACCGACCTCCGCAACGAAGCAGACGTCATCGCCCTGTTCGACCACGTAGGCGAGCTGAACCACCTGGTCTTCACCGCCGGCGACGCCGCACCTCCCGGCACCGTGCAGGACACCCCACTGACCGAGGCGCGCGCGATGTTCGACGTCCGCCTCTGGGGCGCGATCACCGCGGTCAAATACGCCGCTCCCCGCATCCGCCGAGGCGGCTCGATCACCCTGACCACCGGGACGATCGGCGTCCGCCCCGCCCCCGGCCGCGCCCTCGCGGCCACCAGCGCCGCCGCGGCCGAAGGCCTGGTGCGCGGACTGGCCATCGAACTGGCCCCCATCCGCGTCAACGCCGTCCCATCGGGCACGGTCCGCACCCCGATGTGGGACGCCATCCCCGAACCGCAACGCACGGCCCTGTTCGCCACCCTCGCCCAGCGCACCCTGACCGGAACGGTCGGCGAACCGGAAAACATCGCGGCAGCCCACCTCCACCTCATGCAGAACAGCTTCGTCACCGGAACGATCCTGACCGTCGACGGGGGTTTGCTGTTGGCGTGA
- a CDS encoding TetR/AcrR family transcriptional regulator, with protein sequence MPRWDPRAEERLREAALELYSERGYEHVTVAEITERAGLTRRTFFRYFTDKRDVLFAGSDRLGPTLAAAVLRADAALSPFEAVLSGLVQVGDLLTEQGSSIAVQRRAIVRSSPELQERSRTKFAAVADSLVDALERRGAPAAEARLLTEVGVALFREAFERWTDAPGPARFADHVHEVSAELAAHLRVADPHVPGGG encoded by the coding sequence ATGCCGCGATGGGATCCACGAGCCGAGGAGCGGCTGCGCGAGGCCGCGTTGGAGCTGTATTCCGAGCGCGGGTACGAGCACGTCACCGTCGCGGAGATCACCGAGCGGGCCGGGTTGACCCGGCGCACGTTCTTCCGCTACTTCACCGACAAGCGTGATGTGTTGTTCGCCGGATCCGACCGGCTGGGGCCGACTTTGGCGGCGGCGGTGCTGCGCGCGGACGCGGCGCTGTCGCCGTTCGAGGCCGTGCTCAGTGGTCTGGTGCAGGTGGGTGATCTGCTGACCGAGCAGGGATCCTCGATCGCCGTGCAGCGCCGGGCGATCGTGCGGAGCAGTCCCGAATTGCAGGAGCGTTCGCGAACGAAATTCGCCGCGGTCGCCGATTCGCTGGTCGACGCGCTGGAGCGGCGGGGGGCGCCGGCAGCGGAGGCGCGCCTGCTGACGGAGGTCGGCGTCGCCCTCTTCCGCGAGGCGTTCGAGCGCTGGACCGATGCGCCGGGGCCGGCGCGTTTCGCCGACCATGTGCACGAGGTGTCGGCCGAGCTCGCGGCCCATCTGAGGGTCGCCGACCCGCATGTTCCGGGCGGCGGGTGA
- a CDS encoding SMI1/KNR4 family protein: MTDTPAESAPRTADEWRTYLPRYGEVYVRTANEYIRPHLTPEQLETHWFGTDPASEQTLAATALRLGIPLPRSLAAFLSVTDGWKAVGGWIDAVAPCAEIDWLRNTQWGEELIEIYTEEMEEDDYPNEPLELFRRTLLIASGEDIWLLDPTRTDPDGEYTAIDFTPKYGDYKEYPSFAALFHESKDLMIRLADARS; encoded by the coding sequence ATGACCGACACCCCGGCCGAATCGGCCCCCCGGACCGCCGACGAATGGCGAACCTACCTCCCCCGCTACGGAGAGGTGTACGTACGCACCGCCAACGAGTACATCCGCCCGCACCTCACCCCCGAACAGCTCGAAACCCATTGGTTCGGAACCGATCCCGCGAGCGAACAGACCCTCGCCGCCACCGCCCTGCGCCTCGGCATCCCCCTGCCCCGCAGCCTGGCGGCCTTCCTGAGCGTCACCGACGGCTGGAAAGCCGTCGGCGGCTGGATCGACGCGGTCGCGCCGTGCGCGGAGATCGACTGGCTGCGCAACACCCAATGGGGCGAGGAACTGATCGAGATCTACACCGAGGAGATGGAGGAGGACGACTACCCGAACGAACCGCTGGAACTGTTCCGCCGCACCCTCCTGATCGCCTCCGGCGAGGACATCTGGCTCCTCGACCCCACCCGCACCGACCCCGACGGCGAATACACCGCCATCGACTTCACCCCCAAATACGGTGACTACAAAGAATATCCGAGCTTCGCCGCCCTGTTCCACGAGAGCAAGGACCTGATGATCAGACTCGCCGACGCCCGCAGCTGA
- a CDS encoding DUF6461 domain-containing protein, with the protein MVSASGEWALRYDEDGRAVVVHRDGVISWAAGAVGSLRLELDGVFAVYDGPDVVWRGDAPVRSYSSLRVTDEGDAVLYDDGLAVYSVLAGPIEPESLGERAPVAEILGTRILRSDNGKRTVVRQDEESGLVFKRKFVGGGMTTVVQPDEVRTLLQPDTYLTWRFIESDGHGSWALVLIGADDEVRWVHGRGHVDATTADHTEPVEDESPADADDLLAWMDSGLDMEAYCVTVIHDVDPDEALRRFGVTDAEISTATWPELLRRASYEEADWHHVVAAFPLGPHTLLVEDNGWEGANRPDLSRGTFAVSSYCSINADTVFLVSRDGDTLATFQENCASDAEGSDIAVLTKALSEMGIDDPGAYDEDDENFLEDLELLCRVADVRPTVADVTAPARVAILQR; encoded by the coding sequence GTGGTGTCCGCGTCGGGCGAATGGGCCCTGCGCTACGACGAGGACGGCCGCGCCGTGGTGGTCCACCGTGACGGCGTGATCAGTTGGGCCGCAGGCGCGGTCGGCTCGCTGCGACTCGAGCTGGACGGCGTCTTCGCCGTCTACGACGGGCCCGACGTCGTGTGGCGCGGTGACGCCCCCGTGCGCAGCTACTCCTCGCTCCGGGTCACCGACGAGGGCGACGCGGTCCTCTACGACGACGGCCTGGCGGTGTACAGCGTGCTCGCCGGCCCGATCGAACCGGAGTCACTGGGCGAGCGGGCGCCGGTGGCCGAGATCCTCGGCACCCGAATCCTCCGGTCCGACAACGGAAAACGCACCGTCGTCCGGCAGGACGAAGAGTCCGGCCTGGTGTTCAAGCGGAAGTTCGTCGGCGGCGGGATGACCACCGTCGTGCAGCCCGACGAGGTCCGCACCCTGCTGCAACCGGATACGTATCTGACCTGGCGGTTCATCGAATCGGACGGGCACGGCAGCTGGGCGTTGGTGCTGATCGGCGCCGACGACGAGGTGCGCTGGGTGCACGGCCGAGGTCACGTCGACGCGACCACCGCGGACCACACCGAACCGGTCGAGGACGAGTCCCCCGCGGACGCCGACGATCTGCTCGCCTGGATGGACTCGGGCCTGGACATGGAGGCGTACTGCGTCACGGTGATCCACGACGTCGACCCGGACGAGGCGCTGCGGCGCTTCGGCGTCACCGACGCCGAGATCTCCACCGCGACATGGCCGGAACTGCTGCGCCGCGCGAGCTACGAGGAAGCCGACTGGCACCACGTGGTGGCCGCGTTCCCCCTCGGCCCGCACACCCTGCTCGTGGAGGACAACGGCTGGGAGGGCGCCAACCGTCCGGACCTGTCCCGCGGCACGTTCGCGGTCTCGTCGTACTGCAGCATCAACGCCGACACCGTCTTCCTGGTCAGCCGCGACGGCGACACCCTGGCGACCTTCCAGGAGAACTGCGCCAGTGACGCCGAGGGCAGCGACATCGCGGTGCTGACGAAGGCCCTGTCGGAAATGGGCATCGACGACCCCGGCGCCTACGACGAGGACGACGAGAATTTCCTCGAGGACCTCGAATTGCTGTGCCGCGTAGCCGATGTCCGCCCCACGGTCGCCGACGTCACCGCCCCGGCCCGGGTGGCCATCCTCCAGCGATGA
- a CDS encoding DUF2201 family putative metallopeptidase: MTSPLDIEKFGAARLLAARARPYLATALYALHPVESHRVPTMGVDRYWRCYLSPEFVNARPVEELASILVHEVSHLLRDHHGRSDRFAHAHNLSGPAERLRMNIAADAEINDDAFGDGLIEPEGAVTPATLGLRAGELMEDYLRQFRLGRHTQDAAWLDCGSGADGADRDWDLGPDGADGLTEQDRDAVRFLVAQGINSSPGNAPRGWRRWAEEALHPPQPWRELLRAAVHAAAAAPGAGDDYTYGRPARRSAALPGIVLPSRRHTPPKVTVVIDTSGSVSDTELGSALLETLAVTRAVGGRRDLITVLSCDTAARIADPLCRADGIPLIGGGGTDLRTGFAKALRAQPRPDVIVVLTDGYTPWPPGRPPCRTIVGLFRREPSPAETDTYRRPPRPPAWARVVDIG, encoded by the coding sequence ATGACCTCACCCCTGGACATCGAGAAGTTCGGCGCCGCAAGGCTTCTCGCCGCCCGCGCCCGCCCGTACCTGGCGACAGCCCTGTACGCACTGCATCCGGTCGAATCACACCGGGTGCCGACGATGGGCGTGGACCGCTACTGGCGGTGCTACCTGTCGCCCGAATTCGTGAATGCCAGGCCGGTGGAGGAACTGGCCTCGATCCTGGTGCACGAGGTGTCACATCTGCTGCGCGACCACCACGGCCGCAGCGACCGATTCGCGCACGCGCACAACCTGTCCGGCCCGGCGGAACGACTGCGCATGAACATCGCCGCCGACGCCGAGATCAACGACGACGCGTTCGGCGACGGTCTGATCGAACCCGAGGGCGCGGTCACCCCCGCGACCCTGGGCCTGCGCGCGGGCGAACTCATGGAGGACTACCTGCGTCAGTTCCGCCTCGGCCGCCACACCCAGGACGCGGCCTGGCTCGACTGCGGCAGCGGCGCCGACGGCGCCGACCGCGACTGGGACCTGGGCCCCGACGGCGCCGACGGGCTCACCGAACAGGACCGCGACGCGGTGAGATTCCTTGTGGCACAAGGTATCAATAGTAGCCCCGGCAACGCCCCCCGAGGCTGGCGGCGCTGGGCGGAGGAAGCGCTGCATCCACCCCAGCCCTGGCGGGAACTGTTACGAGCGGCCGTCCACGCGGCGGCCGCCGCCCCCGGCGCCGGCGACGATTACACCTACGGCCGACCCGCCCGGCGATCCGCCGCCCTGCCCGGCATCGTGCTGCCCAGCCGGCGCCACACCCCGCCGAAAGTCACTGTGGTGATAGACACCTCGGGTTCGGTCAGCGATACCGAACTCGGCAGCGCGCTGCTCGAAACCCTCGCCGTGACCCGGGCCGTCGGCGGCCGCCGCGACCTGATCACCGTCCTGTCCTGCGACACCGCCGCGCGGATCGCCGACCCCCTGTGCCGGGCCGACGGCATCCCCCTGATCGGTGGCGGAGGTACCGACCTGCGCACCGGATTCGCGAAAGCGCTACGCGCACAACCCCGCCCGGACGTGATCGTGGTACTCACCGACGGCTACACCCCCTGGCCCCCCGGCCGCCCACCCTGCCGGACGATCGTCGGCCTGTTCCGCCGGGAACCGTCACCGGCGGAAACCGACACCTACCGCCGCCCGCCCCGGCCACCCGCCTGGGCCCGGGTCGTCGACATCGGATGA
- a CDS encoding MoxR family ATPase, whose amino-acid sequence MPAHPLDAATELLTRLGDTTTEPRPDIQLAALTVAVAADLPVLLWGEPGIGKTAALTQLAETLDLPLTTVIASVHEPSDFSGLPVIGDDPAAHGVPLAPPDWAVRLVRAGRGLLFLDELSTAPPAVQAALLRLVLERRIGALRLPPGVRIVAAANPRSSAADGWELGPPLANRFVHLHWTHDPDVVVRGLGGVWPRATLPELDPEKFPHAVAFARRAVCRLLTARPALVHKLPGSETHRGGAWPSPRSWEMTVRLIAFTTAADAGRDVLSLLVRGTVGDGPGFELLTSIDRMDLPDPELLLADPAAAELPERGDLRQAVLDGVVAAVRRHPEKSRWDAAWAVLVKAVETGAPDLVVVPATTLATLRRDDWDVPASIEGLTATVSISRTADRAAARVAAGVAR is encoded by the coding sequence ATGCCCGCACACCCGCTCGACGCCGCCACCGAACTGCTCACCCGGCTCGGTGACACGACCACCGAACCGCGCCCCGACATCCAACTGGCGGCCCTGACCGTGGCCGTCGCCGCCGACCTCCCGGTCCTGCTGTGGGGCGAACCGGGAATCGGCAAGACCGCGGCCCTCACCCAGCTCGCCGAGACCCTCGACCTCCCGCTGACCACCGTGATCGCGAGTGTCCATGAGCCGTCGGACTTCTCGGGCCTGCCCGTCATCGGCGACGACCCCGCCGCGCACGGCGTGCCGCTGGCGCCACCGGACTGGGCCGTCCGCCTCGTGCGCGCCGGCCGGGGACTGCTGTTCCTGGACGAACTGTCGACCGCACCGCCGGCCGTGCAGGCCGCCCTCCTGCGCCTCGTCCTCGAACGGCGGATCGGCGCGCTGCGGCTACCGCCCGGAGTCCGCATCGTCGCCGCCGCCAACCCGCGCTCCTCGGCGGCCGACGGCTGGGAACTCGGCCCGCCGCTGGCCAACCGGTTCGTGCATCTGCACTGGACCCACGACCCCGACGTGGTCGTCCGCGGCCTCGGCGGCGTCTGGCCCCGCGCGACCCTGCCGGAACTCGATCCCGAGAAGTTCCCGCACGCAGTCGCTTTCGCGCGCCGGGCAGTGTGCCGCCTGCTCACGGCCCGCCCCGCCCTGGTGCACAAACTGCCCGGCAGCGAAACCCACCGCGGCGGCGCCTGGCCCTCGCCGCGCAGCTGGGAGATGACGGTGCGGCTGATCGCCTTCACCACCGCGGCGGACGCCGGCCGCGACGTCCTGTCGCTGCTGGTCCGGGGCACCGTCGGCGACGGCCCCGGATTCGAACTGCTGACGAGTATCGACCGCATGGACCTCCCCGATCCCGAACTGCTCCTGGCCGATCCGGCCGCCGCCGAACTCCCCGAACGCGGCGATCTGCGCCAGGCCGTACTGGACGGGGTCGTCGCGGCGGTCCGCCGCCACCCCGAGAAATCCCGCTGGGACGCGGCCTGGGCCGTCCTGGTCAAGGCCGTCGAAACCGGAGCGCCGGACCTGGTGGTGGTGCCCGCGACCACCCTCGCCACCCTGCGCCGGGACGACTGGGACGTCCCCGCCTCGATCGAAGGACTCACCGCGACGGTGTCGATCTCCCGGACCGCGGACCGCGCCGCCGCCCGCGTCGCCGCCGGGGTGGCCCGATGA
- a CDS encoding PAS and ANTAR domain-containing protein, with amino-acid sequence MNTPPRELPAHISSQNVRARTHSAAVGAFTFWFATRRWEWSTGVYLMHGYAPGEVEPTTELILSHKHPEDRDHVAELITRSVERGEPFSGRHRFLDTSGRVHSALVVADRILDDGAPTGTTGYYIDLTGTLDAAGHAAVSTALPEVVEARAVIEQAKGVLMLMYGIDADQAFEVLTWRSQETNTKLRAIATQLLADLSLVPRPHTQTVTAFDHILLTTHERIPPEEGPPHP; translated from the coding sequence ATGAACACACCGCCCCGTGAGCTCCCCGCACACATCTCGTCCCAGAACGTCCGCGCCCGCACGCACTCCGCCGCGGTCGGCGCGTTCACCTTCTGGTTCGCCACCCGCCGATGGGAATGGTCCACCGGTGTCTACCTCATGCACGGGTACGCCCCCGGGGAGGTGGAACCCACCACCGAGCTGATCCTGTCCCACAAACATCCCGAGGACCGCGACCACGTCGCCGAGTTGATCACCCGATCGGTCGAGCGCGGTGAACCGTTCTCCGGCCGGCACCGGTTCCTCGACACCTCCGGTCGCGTGCACAGCGCACTGGTCGTCGCCGACCGCATCCTCGACGACGGCGCCCCCACCGGCACCACCGGCTACTACATCGACCTCACCGGCACCCTCGACGCGGCCGGGCACGCCGCCGTCTCCACCGCGCTGCCGGAGGTGGTCGAGGCGCGGGCGGTCATCGAACAGGCCAAGGGCGTACTGATGCTCATGTACGGCATCGACGCCGACCAGGCTTTCGAGGTGCTCACCTGGCGATCGCAGGAGACCAACACCAAACTCCGCGCCATCGCCACCCAACTGCTGGCCGACCTGTCCCTGGTGCCCCGGCCGCATACGCAGACCGTCACCGCCTTCGACCACATCCTGCTCACCACGCACGAGCGCATCCCACCCGAGGAGGGCCCGCCGCATCCCTGA
- a CDS encoding MerR family transcriptional regulator, producing MDDTSHPAPGVPVPDPAQGVYGISVAAALSGVSVQSLRALERHGLLTPSRSDGGTRRYSGDDLARLRRITALQEQGINLAGIARILDLEDANSGLHADNSDLRTTNTGLHADNFRLRAEADQRREPEPPQPRH from the coding sequence ATGGACGACACCTCACACCCGGCGCCCGGCGTACCCGTCCCCGACCCGGCGCAGGGGGTTTACGGAATTTCGGTGGCCGCGGCGCTGTCGGGGGTGAGCGTGCAGTCGCTGCGGGCGCTGGAACGTCACGGGCTGCTGACCCCGTCGCGCTCCGACGGCGGTACCCGGCGGTACTCCGGTGACGACCTCGCCCGGTTGCGCCGCATCACCGCGCTCCAGGAACAGGGGATCAATCTCGCGGGCATCGCCCGGATCCTCGACCTCGAGGACGCCAACAGCGGACTGCACGCCGACAACTCGGATCTGCGCACGACCAACACCGGCCTGCACGCCGACAACTTCCGGCTGCGCGCCGAGGCCGATCAGCGGCGTGAACCGGAGCCGCCGCAGCCGCGGCACTGA
- a CDS encoding helix-turn-helix transcriptional regulator, with product MERGDERATSVPEKSLEYGTRHGLARLVRHLREAVGLTRQQLAVRLGISEKTVEALERGDRGIRIETVWKYFDIPELAMSESMLDHMIEVLAGRARLVDDLEKPTDREISFCDRQAGPAMMFAQGSFDLGYCNEQARQWFDGVDEYKNLVMWMMLDRRARDVFGEQGWEPFAYLLILALEHLSVGLVGEPRRRALIGSVSRAEEYEELSRRRMHLDVAVPEIFTLRNLGTNETADFCFGTWRSFFPQKRPDWQHMIFWRV from the coding sequence ATGGAGCGCGGTGATGAGAGGGCGACGTCGGTGCCGGAGAAAAGCCTCGAATACGGGACTCGACATGGCTTGGCGCGTCTTGTGCGGCACCTGCGGGAGGCGGTCGGTCTGACTCGTCAGCAATTGGCGGTACGGCTGGGGATCAGTGAGAAAACCGTCGAAGCCCTGGAGCGCGGGGACCGCGGGATCAGGATCGAAACGGTGTGGAAGTACTTCGATATACCCGAACTGGCCATGTCCGAATCGATGCTCGACCATATGATCGAGGTGCTGGCGGGGCGCGCGCGGCTGGTCGACGATCTGGAGAAGCCCACGGATCGGGAAATATCCTTCTGCGATCGGCAGGCCGGGCCGGCCATGATGTTCGCGCAAGGGTCTTTCGATCTGGGATATTGTAACGAGCAAGCCCGGCAATGGTTCGACGGCGTCGACGAATACAAGAATCTGGTCATGTGGATGATGTTGGATCGTCGCGCCAGAGACGTATTCGGGGAACAAGGGTGGGAACCGTTCGCCTATCTGCTGATTCTGGCGCTGGAGCACCTGTCGGTCGGACTGGTCGGCGAACCCCGCAGACGTGCGCTGATCGGGTCGGTCAGCCGGGCCGAGGAGTACGAGGAACTGTCGCGCCGGCGGATGCACCTCGACGTCGCGGTACCGGAGATATTCACCCTGCGCAATCTCGGCACGAACGAGACGGCAGACTTCTGTTTCGGGACTTGGCGATCGTTTTTTCCGCAGAAACGGCCGGACTGGCAGCATATGATCTTCTGGCGCGTCTGA
- a CDS encoding MFS transporter, with protein sequence MSEQTNIRPAEAAVAPEDMGRVDPARWGRLVAILVALVLYSEVAPMQLGMVSIIVPKLSASFPGAGAGVTWAVTIVGIAGGATMALLGKLGDLIGKKRVTLLCGLLFLIGALLCVLTSSWPVFLIGRALGGASWAMTAVEYGLVRDLMPRKWIPIAVGVVGTGFGIGGVLTPIICGALTDHYSWHSVFWFLIIYVAATTPLVMIAVPESPLRVKQRLDIIGAVLFGASIGLILLYVSEGSSWGWATFSSLAYLIVGLILFAAFIGWELRTSEPMIELSLLRSRAVAIPMAVAFLVTLSISAISIMIAYMFQTPKAADLEAQIIAAGAAQAHVPPSLVAKFVTFQGDISYGNGFTVLQMALHITAWTAAFGMIFGVLGGWLCRIIGARILLVTSGLALLLASALWIPWHKTWQEQVFIGLLYGISFGFYYAANPNLLIDAVPAERQGVSAGMLAVFGSIGTSVGTAVFTAIASAHPFRTVADNMGKKVVNDIPNVYTDTAYQWSYVAVGVIPAVLTVGLALALRTGRTPSRGGASEASLLTEESGAGTAGAF encoded by the coding sequence GTGTCTGAACAAACGAACATTCGACCCGCGGAAGCGGCAGTCGCGCCGGAGGACATGGGGCGGGTGGACCCCGCCCGCTGGGGCCGTCTGGTCGCCATTCTCGTTGCGCTGGTGCTGTATTCGGAGGTCGCGCCGATGCAGCTCGGGATGGTCTCGATCATCGTCCCGAAACTCAGCGCCTCGTTCCCCGGTGCGGGCGCCGGCGTGACCTGGGCGGTCACGATCGTCGGCATCGCCGGCGGCGCCACCATGGCCCTGCTGGGCAAACTCGGCGACCTGATCGGCAAGAAGCGGGTCACGCTGCTCTGCGGCCTGCTGTTCCTGATCGGCGCGCTGCTGTGTGTGCTCACCTCGAGCTGGCCGGTATTCCTGATCGGCCGTGCCCTCGGTGGCGCGTCCTGGGCCATGACCGCGGTCGAATACGGCCTGGTCCGTGATCTCATGCCGCGCAAGTGGATTCCGATCGCCGTCGGCGTGGTCGGGACCGGCTTCGGCATCGGCGGCGTGCTCACGCCGATCATCTGCGGTGCGCTGACCGACCACTACAGCTGGCACTCGGTCTTCTGGTTCCTCATCATCTACGTCGCGGCCACCACACCGCTGGTGATGATCGCGGTCCCGGAATCACCGCTGCGGGTCAAACAACGACTCGACATCATCGGCGCGGTCCTGTTCGGCGCGTCGATCGGCCTGATCCTGCTGTACGTGAGCGAGGGTTCGAGCTGGGGCTGGGCCACCTTCTCCTCGCTGGCGTATCTGATCGTCGGCCTGATCCTGTTCGCCGCGTTCATAGGATGGGAACTGCGGACCTCCGAACCGATGATCGAGCTGTCGCTGTTGCGTTCCCGGGCGGTGGCGATCCCGATGGCGGTGGCCTTCCTGGTCACGCTCTCGATCAGCGCGATCAGCATCATGATCGCGTACATGTTCCAGACGCCGAAGGCGGCGGATCTGGAGGCGCAGATCATCGCGGCCGGGGCCGCGCAGGCCCACGTGCCGCCTTCGCTGGTGGCGAAGTTCGTCACCTTCCAGGGCGACATCAGCTACGGCAACGGCTTCACGGTCCTGCAGATGGCTCTGCACATCACCGCCTGGACCGCGGCCTTCGGCATGATCTTCGGCGTCCTCGGCGGCTGGCTGTGCCGCATCATCGGCGCGCGCATCCTGCTCGTGACCAGCGGCCTGGCCCTGCTGCTCGCCTCCGCGCTGTGGATCCCGTGGCACAAGACCTGGCAGGAACAGGTCTTCATCGGCCTGCTGTACGGGATCTCGTTCGGCTTCTACTACGCGGCCAACCCGAACCTGCTGATCGACGCCGTCCCCGCCGAACGCCAGGGCGTCAGCGCCGGCATGCTGGCGGTCTTCGGATCCATCGGCACCTCGGTGGGCACGGCCGTCTTCACCGCGATCGCGTCGGCCCATCCGTTCCGGACGGTCGCCGACAACATGGGCAAGAAGGTGGTCAACGACATCCCCAACGTCTACACCGACACCGCCTACCAGTGGTCCTACGTCGCGGTGGGCGTCATCCCCGCCGTCCTCACCGTGGGCCTGGCCCTCGCCCTGCGCACCGGCCGGACCCCGTCCCGAGGCGGCGCCTCCGAGGCGTCCCTGCTGACCGAGGAGAGCGGCGCGGGCACAGCCGGCGCCTTCTGA